A window of the Ostrea edulis chromosome 1, xbOstEdul1.1, whole genome shotgun sequence genome harbors these coding sequences:
- the LOC125675766 gene encoding GATOR complex protein NPRL2-like isoform X1 has protein sequence MHQPQITSILLSEFHPTTGPMVKYQVPREIISKAHFDIIHNYIIPKPEFQGRLITVNALGYKIVGCPVYIGDTKYQRNALMFNLCFVFGQSVDTSNHEPVVKKLASYLTQIELESGFLSSKKSQEHIPVFMEKVLHLLNKYGCCSIPVGESITVHLKVPVNIVEPLPVQDHAVPIIIRDRLMQHNEWDLTTQQVLPYIDGFNPTCRIAVEADVEINLVKSCLQNLLHYNIIKIIPVFQYSNMYTVTSDIKKLFSDVHLQEQCMHFVAIKGRTLPRLRDILTLYTSMTHGVTVKDLCCRYNPHGLKIDEKKLIQFGVVKNLIRVLRKFPIKVPSNIDPDPRLRSLYPMFDGLRCYDEICCKVGIGQADLEDRIENDPSVTVCVK, from the exons ATGCACCAACCACAGATAACGTCAATTTTGCTCAGTGAATTTCATCCAACGACAGGACCGATGGTGAAATATCAG GTTCCACGTGAAATAATATCCAAAGCTCACTTTGATATTATTCATAATTACATCATTCCAAAGCCAGAGTTCCAAGGAAGACTGATTACAgt AAATGCCTTAGGATATAAAATTGTGGGTTGTCCAGTCTACATTGGAGACACCAAGTATCAGAGGAATGCCTTGATGTTCAacctttgttttgtgtttggtCAGAGTGTGGACACCAGTAACCATGAACCAGTGGTCAAAAAGTTGGCCTCATACTTAACACAGATTGAA TTGGAGAGTGGGTTTTTATCGAGCAAGAAGAGCCAGGAACATATTCCTGTCTTCATGGAAAAGGTGCTTCACCTCCTGAATAAGTATGGCTGCTGTAGTATCCCAGTAG GAGAGTCTATAACTGTCCATCTGAAGGTACCTGTGAACATCGTGGAGCCTCTCCCGGTACAGGATCATGCTGTTCCGATAATCATACGAGACAGATTGATGCAACACAATGAATGGGACCTCACCACACAACAG GTTCTTCCATACATAGATGGTTTCAACCCGACTTGTCGAATAGCTGTGGAGGCAGACGTGGAGATCAATCTGGTGAAATCATGCCTCCAGAACCTTCT ACATTACAACATAATTAAGATAATACCTGTATTTCAG TATTCAAACATGTACACAGTGACATCAGACATCAAGAAATTGTTTTCTGATGTGCATCTGCAGGAGCAGTGTATGCACTTTGTGGCAATCAAAG GTCGTACGTTGCCACGGCTGCGAGACATCCTGACTCTATACACCAGTATGACTCATGGAGTGACAGTTAAGGATCTCTGTTGTCGTTACAATCCACATGGACTGAAAATTGACGAGAa AAAGTTGATCCAGTTTGGTGTGGTTAAGAATCTGATCCGTGTGCTGAGGAAATTCCCCATCAAGGTCCCGTCTAACATTGACCCAGACCCCAGACTAAGATCGCTGTACCCGATGTTTGATGGACTTCGCTGTTATGATGAAATCTGCTGTAAAGTTG
- the LOC125675766 gene encoding GATOR complex protein NPRL2-like isoform X2: MVPREIISKAHFDIIHNYIIPKPEFQGRLITVNALGYKIVGCPVYIGDTKYQRNALMFNLCFVFGQSVDTSNHEPVVKKLASYLTQIELESGFLSSKKSQEHIPVFMEKVLHLLNKYGCCSIPVGESITVHLKVPVNIVEPLPVQDHAVPIIIRDRLMQHNEWDLTTQQVLPYIDGFNPTCRIAVEADVEINLVKSCLQNLLHYNIIKIIPVFQYSNMYTVTSDIKKLFSDVHLQEQCMHFVAIKGRTLPRLRDILTLYTSMTHGVTVKDLCCRYNPHGLKIDEKKLIQFGVVKNLIRVLRKFPIKVPSNIDPDPRLRSLYPMFDGLRCYDEICCKVGIGQADLEDRIENDPSVTVCVK, encoded by the exons ATG GTTCCACGTGAAATAATATCCAAAGCTCACTTTGATATTATTCATAATTACATCATTCCAAAGCCAGAGTTCCAAGGAAGACTGATTACAgt AAATGCCTTAGGATATAAAATTGTGGGTTGTCCAGTCTACATTGGAGACACCAAGTATCAGAGGAATGCCTTGATGTTCAacctttgttttgtgtttggtCAGAGTGTGGACACCAGTAACCATGAACCAGTGGTCAAAAAGTTGGCCTCATACTTAACACAGATTGAA TTGGAGAGTGGGTTTTTATCGAGCAAGAAGAGCCAGGAACATATTCCTGTCTTCATGGAAAAGGTGCTTCACCTCCTGAATAAGTATGGCTGCTGTAGTATCCCAGTAG GAGAGTCTATAACTGTCCATCTGAAGGTACCTGTGAACATCGTGGAGCCTCTCCCGGTACAGGATCATGCTGTTCCGATAATCATACGAGACAGATTGATGCAACACAATGAATGGGACCTCACCACACAACAG GTTCTTCCATACATAGATGGTTTCAACCCGACTTGTCGAATAGCTGTGGAGGCAGACGTGGAGATCAATCTGGTGAAATCATGCCTCCAGAACCTTCT ACATTACAACATAATTAAGATAATACCTGTATTTCAG TATTCAAACATGTACACAGTGACATCAGACATCAAGAAATTGTTTTCTGATGTGCATCTGCAGGAGCAGTGTATGCACTTTGTGGCAATCAAAG GTCGTACGTTGCCACGGCTGCGAGACATCCTGACTCTATACACCAGTATGACTCATGGAGTGACAGTTAAGGATCTCTGTTGTCGTTACAATCCACATGGACTGAAAATTGACGAGAa AAAGTTGATCCAGTTTGGTGTGGTTAAGAATCTGATCCGTGTGCTGAGGAAATTCCCCATCAAGGTCCCGTCTAACATTGACCCAGACCCCAGACTAAGATCGCTGTACCCGATGTTTGATGGACTTCGCTGTTATGATGAAATCTGCTGTAAAGTTG